The sequence CTGTATCGCGGTTTTATGCTGTGGAAGTCGGAGAAATTTTGGTGAGTCACTTGCACGAGGCCGAAAGGGAATTAACTCGGAAATTTATTCTAACTCCAATGATCAGAAATCCCAACTTAATACTGATTGAACCCTATAACAGCAGCGCATTTATCGGAATAAATGAAGAAGGAAAATTTAGAAAAGCGCATCCGATTCAAATTTATCTCGATCTTCTGACCTCAGATGACCCGCGTGCGAATGAATTTGCTGAAATATACCGGGAGAAAGCGCTTGGCTATTGATTTTGAAAATGATGAACTTTATGCCGCATGCAAGGCCGTTGAGCCTTTTTTAGACCGCTTGGTTTTGGTTGGCGGCTGGGCTTTTCGCGCCTTGATGAATATTTGGCGCAAGGAAGAACGCGAGACAAAAGACACTGACTTTGCTGTTGAACTTGTTTCAAGAGAAGCATTTCAAGAAATTTCAAATCACCTTTTAGCAAACGGTTTTAAGCATAGAAATGTATCTGATAAACTCAAAAAAAGAAAAATACTCGAATATTCTTTTGAACAACAAGATAAATGGATTGAAATATTGCCGGTTGGTGAATTTGCAAGGGATATTACCGATTTGGACCTGAAAGAATACAGGTTGGCCTTTGATGATAATGAAATGTTAAATGTGAGAAATGCTGCAGGCGATGCGCTTTCTTTGAAGGTTGTTCATGTATGCTCTTTGGTCGTCATGAAAGTGTTTTCATATACTGACCGTTGGGATGAACGGCGAAAAGACTTGACAGATCTGGAATACCTTACTGAACATTATGGAGTAGAAAATGATAAATATGGCCTAACGGTTAAACTAAAAGAATGGTTTGAGGAAAAAAATGTGCCTTACGAAATGGCTTCAAGCCATTTGCTTGGTAGAGAAATTCAAAAAAAACTTCAGGACGAACTTTTCATAGAAACAGAAAAGCGTTTGATTAAGATAATTGAACGCATAAGTGATTCTGAACGTGAAGAAACAGCTCTCACAAAAAGATTGAATATTTTACTTGAATACTTTCAGGATAAATATGAGTAGTTTATTTCAATACACAGGAAATCCTTTTGTGGATGCGGGGATTTCTGCACTCACAAACTGGTGTGATAAAAAAACACCGCAAGAGCTAACTGAAGCGGATATTAAAAAAGCCTTGCCTGAAATCGCTAATCTTTTTTCTCAAGGGGCATGGGTTAAAACTTTTTATACCACCTTTTCTAACGGGGTGATGGTACAGCCTTCAAATAAAGGGAAAGAAAGAGAAAAATGGTTGGAGTTTATAGGTGATCTTGTAAAAGAATTACAACCATTAGCTGACCATGGTTCTTGCGTTGCTTGTGGATGTCGAAATGCTATAAAAATTAAGAAAGAAAAAAGAGGACTGTTGAGAAGTGAAGTCCCTATGGCAAGCGGCTCACTTAATTATTACTCTTTTGCTTCTACTGGAGCCGATTATTGTGGGACTTGTGCAATTGCAATTCAAGTTTCACCTTTGGTTCTCTATCGAAGTGGTGGAAAGATGATTTTGGTGCATTCTAGCTCAGAGAAAGCTATGTGCTCATGGGCAAAAATGGCAATAAATGAAGTTCGATCTCAAATTAGCCTTAGGAATTATACGGGATGTTTTACCGAAAATTTTACAAATCCACAAAACGCCTTATTTCGTATTGCTAAAATACTCATTCAGGATAAGGATGATTGGAAGAGTGATCCGATTACTATTCGTATTTATTATTTCACCAACTATGGACAAGGCGCAGAATTGAAATACTATGATTTGCCTAACCGGGTTTTTCATTTTTTAAATGAAGTTCACCATAGTGAAGAATTGAAAGATTGGGATAAAATTATCGGAAGTACATACTTTTTTAAAAAAAATAACTCTAAAATTTATTTGAATACTGATGATAAATCCGAGGAAGAATACAAAAATAATAACAACGTTATTTATGAAG comes from Chlorobium limicola DSM 245 and encodes:
- a CDS encoding nucleotidyl transferase AbiEii/AbiGii toxin family protein, which translates into the protein MAIDFENDELYAACKAVEPFLDRLVLVGGWAFRALMNIWRKEERETKDTDFAVELVSREAFQEISNHLLANGFKHRNVSDKLKKRKILEYSFEQQDKWIEILPVGEFARDITDLDLKEYRLAFDDNEMLNVRNAAGDALSLKVVHVCSLVVMKVFSYTDRWDERRKDLTDLEYLTEHYGVENDKYGLTVKLKEWFEEKNVPYEMASSHLLGREIQKKLQDELFIETEKRLIKIIERISDSEREETALTKRLNILLEYFQDKYE
- the cas8a1 gene encoding type I-B CRISPR-associated protein Cas8b1/Cst1 encodes the protein MSSLFQYTGNPFVDAGISALTNWCDKKTPQELTEADIKKALPEIANLFSQGAWVKTFYTTFSNGVMVQPSNKGKEREKWLEFIGDLVKELQPLADHGSCVACGCRNAIKIKKEKRGLLRSEVPMASGSLNYYSFASTGADYCGTCAIAIQVSPLVLYRSGGKMILVHSSSEKAMCSWAKMAINEVRSQISLRNYTGCFTENFTNPQNALFRIAKILIQDKDDWKSDPITIRIYYFTNYGQGAELKYYDLPNRVFHFLNEVHHSEELKDWDKIIGSTYFFKKNNSKIYLNTDDKSEEEYKNNNNVIYEGLLKDEWIVKYFYNFLQRKAYAKWELVQLYLKEVRQMDKQRTEVIKRVADEISLVIQRDESHNPKRLWQLERANSYGTFRNVLRLIIKDRIKNGAERPLFSIEDYTERLFPDGALCWRETQDLILFRLYEMLHGWLKERDIVIDEVEENSTTEIE